The Actinomycetes bacterium genome includes a region encoding these proteins:
- a CDS encoding trypsin-like peptidase domain-containing protein — MSLAAEPPVEDALDAYSRIVTTVAAEITPHVAALQVTGPGGRSGAGSAVVFTGDGLLLTNAHVVAAATWGRAVFSDGSEADVDVVGADPLSDLAVVRARTATPPPAVLGDASTLRVGQLVVAVGNPLGLAGSVTAGVISGLGRSLPTRDGRTARVVEDVIQTDAALNPGNSGGALADSSARVVGINTAVAGWGLGLAVPMNDTSSRIIGSLVADGRVRRAYLGLVSTPAPLPAHLAERTGRRRGLRIIDVVPGAPADRAGLKAGDLVLEAGRRPVADAQSLQRLLFAEAIGRPLPMTVFRMGAMVDVITSPAELTGG; from the coding sequence ATGAGTCTCGCAGCGGAACCACCAGTCGAGGACGCGCTCGACGCCTACTCGCGGATCGTCACCACCGTCGCGGCCGAGATCACCCCGCACGTCGCGGCGCTGCAGGTCACCGGCCCGGGCGGCCGCTCGGGCGCGGGATCGGCGGTCGTCTTCACCGGCGACGGCCTGCTGCTGACCAACGCGCACGTCGTGGCCGCGGCGACCTGGGGACGGGCCGTGTTCAGCGACGGCAGCGAGGCCGACGTCGACGTCGTGGGCGCCGATCCGCTGTCCGACCTCGCCGTCGTGCGGGCGCGGACCGCCACTCCCCCACCCGCCGTGCTCGGCGACGCCTCGACGCTGCGGGTCGGCCAGCTGGTCGTCGCGGTCGGCAACCCGCTCGGCCTGGCCGGCTCCGTGACGGCGGGCGTGATCAGCGGCCTGGGCCGGTCGCTGCCCACCCGCGACGGGCGGACGGCGCGGGTGGTCGAGGACGTCATCCAGACCGACGCCGCGCTCAACCCGGGCAACTCCGGCGGCGCGCTGGCCGACTCGTCGGCGCGGGTGGTCGGCATCAACACCGCCGTCGCCGGGTGGGGTCTCGGCCTCGCCGTCCCGATGAACGACACCAGCTCGCGGATCATCGGGTCGCTGGTCGCCGACGGCCGGGTGCGCCGCGCCTACCTGGGGCTGGTCAGCACCCCGGCGCCCCTGCCGGCGCACCTGGCCGAGCGCACCGGCCGCCGTCGCGGGCTGCGGATCATCGACGTCGTCCCCGGGGCACCGGCCGACCGCGCCGGGCTCAAGGCCGGCGACCTGGTGCTGGAGGCGGGCCGGCGACCGGTGGCCGACGCGCAGAGCCTGCAGCGGCTGCTGTTCGCCGAGGCGATCGGCCGCCCGCTGCCGATGACCGTCTTCCGGATGGGGGCGATGGTCGACGTCATCACCTCTCCCGCCGAGCTCACCGGCGGCTGA